Proteins encoded together in one Dechloromonas sp. HYN0024 window:
- a CDS encoding pilus assembly protein has protein sequence MRINRYESHFGRDFMSLLLLVVSAWGASDYALAAATDIAAAPIFTASTATTEVKPNVMFVLDDSGSMDWNYMPDNAANFSGRMGFASSQCNGVYYNPAITYTPPVDAAGNSFANSTFTAAWDDGYGTVTTTTDLSNNFRAYASIGDGSGGTSTGVAAYYYRYTGSQTAAAQKDYYNSSSTFYTECRSSTTSTTAPFTKVTVGASEQQNFANWYSYYRTRMMMMKTASGQAFKTLNSHFRVGFMSLHGNLLSGSSSQKFINISDFDGTQKARWYDRLYSANPNSNTPLREALANAGRIYAGKLTSLNGVTVTDPVQYACQQNFTILSTDGFWNGTDGDVKKINGTTTMDNQDGGLPRPYNDGTLAISTTVTPYTSTVDRQTVTTGATSTKVWTQTTKAIGSACGSTPTNTTSAYLNVGNGNREGALGSSGSNPDSNNTNRCYPLDGNAWFCRGGSNSSPVVSLSSALGAAGTTWYLVSNIGSNSGCVSASTAFGNSYSSTAGVCPGVTGSQVTTTTSTQTQTITSATTRVDRYTATQTTTQTTTNGVAGVVGPLTPTPPVYTMTSNISSTTSTTSDVLAPWTTPVSSTACTATALLPTPGTNTTGPVISTAPGASTTTDVANTATGPTAGTPTTTTSGSGGTSNTLADVAAYYYNTNLRTAALNNCTGPIIAPATTNSNLCLANKVPTTSVDTATWQHMTTFTLGLGARGRMVFTPDYLTSAASDFYFVKQGSTANSTSCLWRDTLTVAGGPCNWPAPGTDQIENIDDLWHAAVNGHGNYFSATNPSDLALALSASLNVIINAPKVGAAAAAATTNPNITAANNFQFATYFKTVEWSGQLIRQTIDLTTQSAPTYNPNNPVLGTYDWGAMELLDTKAYTDRRIFIKGTSGLVDFNWTNLGTVGKQGYFTTPAISTSPPAFPVQLTGLSQFCATGTNCLTSTAQSNNTIASNGAAGEALVNFLRGDRSNEESTTPDPTKFFRHRAHVLGDIVTAQPQYVGAPDKAYVDTGYSAFKTAHANRQDMVYVSGNDGMLHAFNATNGNEEWAYIPSLVLPRMYTLADKSYADKHQYFVEGTPSIGDVYVSGVWKTILVGGLNGGGNGYYALDITDPLNPVYLWEFTDNNMGYTFGNPQITKLDTGAWVVLVTSGYNNCPRLATTAQQNCVKSGVGDGLGRLYVLNAGDGSQLTTAISTAVGSVTAPSGLSKIIAQVDADYVTTRVYGGDLLGNLWRFTLGSGGYSKQLLATFLDASGNAQPITARPQVTTYLAKPIVYVGTGRYLGTTDVNSTLQQSFYGVRDNLGASSFGNPRAGSTFIGLTASSDVCPAGTSVDICQPGSTIRTVTQNGTTNASLSSGGFDGWYLDFPAGVGEQSFTDPKLVLGTLVFSTNSPTSSTSEVCGSATATEPVAMAYQLDYLTGGAVGNNAGIVATALGNGIYTAATIENFGSGGQGKVKGQFRGSTGDVVGTPIRFNSSGNLTRRVSWRELISQ, from the coding sequence ATGCGAATCAATCGGTACGAGAGTCATTTCGGCAGAGATTTTATGTCGCTGCTTTTGCTTGTTGTGTCGGCCTGGGGCGCATCGGATTATGCGTTGGCAGCGGCTACCGATATTGCCGCGGCACCCATATTTACTGCATCCACTGCGACGACAGAGGTTAAGCCCAATGTCATGTTTGTTTTGGATGACTCGGGTAGTATGGACTGGAACTACATGCCTGATAACGCGGCCAATTTTTCTGGGCGAATGGGTTTTGCCAGCAGCCAGTGCAATGGGGTTTACTACAATCCAGCGATCACTTACACGCCTCCGGTCGATGCTGCCGGAAACAGTTTTGCAAACTCGACCTTTACGGCTGCCTGGGATGATGGTTATGGCACCGTCACTACGACTACCGATCTGAGCAACAACTTCCGCGCCTATGCGTCAATTGGCGATGGAAGCGGCGGAACATCGACGGGCGTTGCTGCTTATTACTACAGATACACTGGCAGCCAAACAGCTGCGGCTCAAAAAGACTATTACAACTCCAGTAGTACTTTTTATACCGAATGCCGTTCTTCGACAACCTCAACGACAGCGCCATTTACCAAAGTTACAGTGGGTGCCAGTGAACAGCAGAATTTCGCCAACTGGTACAGCTACTACCGGACGCGCATGATGATGATGAAAACGGCATCTGGCCAGGCTTTCAAGACCCTGAATTCGCATTTCCGCGTTGGCTTCATGAGTCTGCATGGCAATCTGCTTAGTGGGAGTTCATCGCAGAAGTTCATTAACATTTCTGATTTTGACGGTACGCAAAAAGCACGTTGGTACGACCGGCTCTATTCGGCTAATCCCAATAGCAATACCCCCCTGCGCGAGGCGCTGGCAAATGCTGGTCGTATTTATGCCGGCAAACTTACGTCCCTCAATGGCGTCACCGTGACAGACCCGGTTCAGTATGCCTGCCAGCAGAACTTCACGATTCTGTCGACCGATGGTTTCTGGAACGGCACCGACGGGGATGTGAAAAAAATCAACGGCACCACGACGATGGACAACCAGGATGGTGGTTTGCCGAGACCCTACAATGATGGAACCCTCGCCATTTCGACGACGGTGACACCCTATACAAGTACTGTTGACCGTCAGACCGTTACTACCGGGGCAACCTCAACCAAGGTTTGGACGCAGACGACAAAGGCTATTGGGAGTGCATGTGGATCTACGCCAACAAATACGACTTCGGCGTATCTCAATGTCGGCAATGGTAATCGAGAAGGTGCTCTTGGGAGTTCCGGTTCCAATCCTGATAGCAATAACACAAATCGGTGTTATCCCTTAGATGGAAACGCATGGTTCTGTCGTGGCGGCTCAAACTCAAGCCCAGTGGTTAGTCTGTCTTCAGCGCTTGGTGCGGCAGGGACTACTTGGTATCTTGTTTCCAATATTGGCAGCAACTCGGGTTGTGTCAGCGCGAGTACTGCCTTTGGAAATAGCTATAGTTCGACCGCTGGCGTATGCCCCGGTGTAACTGGTAGTCAGGTTACGACGACGACGTCAACCCAGACGCAGACCATCACGTCGGCTACAACCAGGGTTGATCGCTATACAGCGACGCAGACGACCACGCAGACGACGACCAATGGTGTGGCCGGGGTGGTTGGTCCGCTGACACCTACGCCGCCCGTATATACAATGACGTCGAACATCAGTTCGACAACTTCGACGACATCTGACGTCCTTGCTCCTTGGACTACGCCGGTGTCAAGCACAGCGTGTACGGCCACTGCTCTATTGCCAACGCCCGGAACCAATACCACGGGGCCGGTGATTTCGACGGCCCCAGGGGCCTCGACGACCACCGATGTGGCTAATACGGCAACTGGCCCAACAGCTGGAACGCCCACAACAACAACATCTGGCTCTGGTGGTACCTCGAATACGTTGGCGGATGTGGCTGCGTATTACTACAACACCAATCTCAGAACTGCCGCACTCAATAATTGCACTGGGCCGATCATTGCGCCAGCGACCACGAACTCCAATTTGTGTCTGGCCAACAAGGTGCCGACGACATCGGTCGATACAGCAACCTGGCAGCACATGACCACCTTTACGCTGGGCCTGGGGGCGCGAGGCCGGATGGTATTCACGCCTGACTATCTGACATCGGCGGCTTCGGACTTTTACTTTGTCAAGCAAGGTAGTACGGCCAACTCAACCTCGTGCCTGTGGCGTGACACACTGACTGTGGCCGGCGGTCCCTGTAACTGGCCGGCACCCGGTACCGACCAGATCGAGAATATCGATGACCTCTGGCATGCAGCAGTGAATGGGCACGGTAATTACTTTAGTGCGACCAACCCGTCGGATCTGGCGCTGGCACTGAGTGCTTCGCTCAACGTTATTATCAATGCGCCCAAGGTGGGTGCGGCAGCAGCGGCGGCGACGACCAATCCGAACATTACGGCAGCCAATAACTTCCAGTTCGCCACCTATTTCAAGACCGTGGAGTGGTCGGGGCAGTTGATTCGGCAGACAATCGATCTGACTACGCAGAGCGCACCGACCTATAACCCGAATAACCCTGTGCTTGGCACCTATGACTGGGGTGCCATGGAACTTCTTGATACCAAGGCCTATACCGACCGGAGAATATTCATTAAAGGTACCTCGGGTCTTGTGGACTTCAACTGGACAAACCTTGGCACTGTTGGCAAGCAAGGCTATTTCACCACGCCAGCCATCTCGACTTCCCCGCCGGCGTTCCCTGTCCAGTTGACTGGCTTGTCGCAGTTCTGCGCAACGGGTACGAATTGTCTTACTTCCACGGCCCAAAGCAATAACACCATTGCTTCAAATGGGGCAGCGGGTGAGGCGCTGGTGAACTTCCTGCGCGGTGATCGCAGTAATGAAGAGTCAACAACGCCCGATCCGACGAAGTTCTTCAGGCATCGCGCGCATGTACTCGGAGATATCGTGACCGCTCAGCCGCAGTATGTGGGTGCGCCCGATAAAGCCTATGTTGACACCGGATATTCGGCGTTTAAGACGGCTCATGCCAATCGTCAGGATATGGTCTACGTGTCCGGCAACGATGGCATGCTCCACGCATTTAATGCGACTAACGGCAATGAGGAGTGGGCTTATATTCCGTCACTGGTTTTGCCGCGGATGTATACGCTGGCCGATAAGAGTTACGCCGACAAACACCAATATTTCGTCGAGGGTACGCCTTCTATTGGCGATGTTTATGTGAGTGGTGTCTGGAAAACTATTCTGGTGGGTGGTCTGAATGGTGGCGGCAACGGGTATTACGCACTGGATATTACTGATCCGTTGAACCCGGTGTACTTGTGGGAGTTCACCGACAACAACATGGGCTACACCTTTGGTAATCCGCAGATCACGAAACTGGATACCGGTGCCTGGGTTGTATTGGTGACCTCCGGGTACAACAATTGCCCCCGTCTGGCGACGACTGCCCAGCAAAATTGCGTGAAAAGTGGGGTTGGTGACGGACTGGGTCGTCTGTATGTCCTCAATGCCGGTGATGGATCTCAGCTAACTACGGCTATTTCTACAGCAGTGGGTTCGGTTACTGCGCCCAGTGGTTTATCAAAAATCATTGCCCAGGTCGATGCCGATTACGTGACTACACGTGTCTATGGCGGCGACTTGCTGGGTAACCTCTGGCGTTTCACACTCGGCTCTGGTGGGTACAGCAAGCAATTGCTGGCGACCTTCCTTGATGCGTCCGGAAATGCGCAGCCGATAACTGCTCGTCCGCAGGTGACAACCTATCTGGCCAAGCCAATTGTCTACGTTGGTACAGGCCGCTATCTTGGTACTACGGACGTCAATAGCACCTTGCAGCAGTCGTTTTACGGCGTCAGAGATAACCTCGGTGCAAGCAGCTTTGGGAATCCTCGTGCCGGTTCAACCTTCATTGGCTTGACGGCTTCCTCTGATGTCTGTCCGGCTGGTACGAGCGTAGATATCTGTCAGCCGGGTAGCACAATCAGAACGGTGACTCAAAATGGAACGACAAATGCCAGTTTAAGTAGTGGTGGTTTTGACGGTTGGTATCTCGATTTTCCGGCAGGCGTTGGTGAGCAGTCCTTTACTGATCCGAAGCTGGTCCTGGGTACGCTGGTCTTTTCAACCAATTCGCCTACATCGTCAACCTCGGAGGTGTGCGGATCGGCAACGGCTACCGAGCCGGTTGCAATGGCATATCAATTGGACTATCTGACTGGCGGCGCAGTAGGCAATAACGCAGGGATAGTCGCTACTGCCTTGGGTAACGGTATTTATACTGCTGCGACGATCGAAAACTTTGGTTCTGGTGGTCAAGGTAAAGTTAAGGGGCAGTTCAGAGGGTCGACTGGTGATGTGGTTGGTACGCCGATCCGGTTTAATTCCTCTGGAAATCTCACTAGACGTGTTTCGTGGCGAGAGTTGATTTCTCAGTAA
- a CDS encoding DUF3579 domain-containing protein, protein MTTIDSTTFIIVGLTKDGKKFRPSDWAERLCGVMSAFGAERKMKYSPYVGPGDYNGDKAVFVDGRLGEVEPMAYRFMLNFAQDNDLQIIDGVCSLEDKKK, encoded by the coding sequence ATGACAACTATAGACTCGACGACATTCATCATTGTTGGCCTCACCAAAGATGGCAAGAAATTTCGCCCCAGCGATTGGGCAGAACGCCTGTGCGGCGTCATGTCCGCTTTCGGCGCCGAACGCAAGATGAAATACTCCCCCTACGTCGGCCCCGGCGACTACAACGGCGACAAAGCCGTCTTCGTCGATGGTCGCCTCGGTGAAGTCGAACCGATGGCTTACCGCTTCATGCTCAACTTCGCCCAGGACAATGACCTGCAGATCATTGATGGCGTTTGTTCGCTGGAAGACAAAAAGAAGTAA
- a CDS encoding pyrimidine/purine nucleoside phosphorylase produces the protein MSQYDNVSVVKKANVYFDGKCVSHTVVLADGTKKTVGVILPSSLTFNTGAPEIMEGVGGSCRVKLKGESAWTTWGEGQSFNVPGNSSFEIEVAAGDAYHYVCHFG, from the coding sequence ATGTCGCAATACGACAATGTTTCCGTGGTCAAGAAGGCCAATGTTTATTTCGATGGCAAGTGTGTCAGCCACACGGTGGTGCTCGCCGATGGCACGAAAAAGACGGTCGGCGTGATCCTGCCGTCGTCCCTGACCTTCAATACCGGCGCGCCGGAAATCATGGAAGGCGTCGGCGGTTCCTGCCGGGTCAAGCTCAAGGGCGAAAGCGCCTGGACGACCTGGGGTGAAGGCCAGTCCTTCAATGTGCCGGGCAATTCGAGCTTTGAGATCGAAGTCGCCGCCGGTGACGCCTATCATTACGTCTGCCACTTTGGGTAA
- a CDS encoding IS110 family transposase, whose amino-acid sequence MNTVTLIGIDLGKHCFHLHGQDAEGRMVFRKKLSRSQMLTQLANFPVCRVVMEACAGAHWIARRLSAMGHEAKLISPQFVKPFVQGNKNDFADAQAICEAASRPNMRFVSPRNESQQTISATHRVREALVRDRTSTTNQIHAFLLEFGISLPKGPAIIKRLPAVLAEHEAVLPPRLMAVIEHLRAHFKYLDEQIKAVEGELAQQLAEDERSQRLLEIPGIGPITASVLAVELGDAHQFANARQFAASIGLVPRQYSTGGKPTLLCISKRGDKNLRRLLVQGARTIMQRIQTRSDGLGEWVRDMLCRRHSNVVACALANKMARIAWAILAKGTHYQSRSLAATI is encoded by the coding sequence ATGAACACGGTTACCCTCATTGGCATTGATCTTGGAAAGCATTGTTTTCATTTACATGGGCAGGATGCCGAAGGTCGCATGGTATTTCGCAAGAAGCTTTCGCGTAGCCAGATGCTGACGCAGCTGGCCAATTTCCCGGTTTGTCGGGTTGTGATGGAGGCGTGTGCGGGTGCGCACTGGATTGCCCGGCGCCTATCGGCGATGGGTCACGAGGCGAAGTTGATTTCACCGCAGTTTGTAAAGCCGTTCGTCCAAGGCAACAAGAATGACTTTGCCGACGCGCAGGCGATCTGCGAAGCGGCGAGCCGACCGAACATGCGTTTTGTGAGTCCGCGCAATGAAAGCCAGCAGACCATCTCGGCGACGCATCGCGTGCGTGAGGCGCTGGTGCGGGATCGGACGTCGACGACTAACCAGATCCACGCCTTCTTGCTGGAATTTGGGATCAGCTTACCGAAAGGCCCGGCCATCATCAAACGCTTGCCAGCCGTGCTGGCCGAGCATGAAGCAGTTTTGCCACCTCGCCTGATGGCTGTTATCGAGCACTTGCGTGCGCATTTCAAATATCTGGATGAACAGATCAAAGCGGTCGAGGGCGAATTGGCTCAACAACTGGCTGAAGACGAGCGTAGCCAACGCTTATTGGAAATTCCTGGCATTGGGCCGATCACCGCCAGCGTCCTGGCGGTCGAACTGGGCGATGCCCATCAGTTTGCCAATGCTCGCCAGTTCGCCGCCTCCATCGGTCTGGTGCCCCGTCAGTACAGCACCGGCGGCAAACCAACCTTGCTCTGCATCAGCAAACGGGGCGACAAGAATTTGCGACGATTGCTCGTTCAGGGGGCACGGACCATCATGCAACGTATTCAGACAAGAAGCGATGGGCTCGGTGAATGGGTACGGGACATGCTGTGCCGACGGCACTCGAATGTCGTGGCCTGCGCGCTGGCCAACAAAATGGCGAGGATCGCCTGGGCTATCCTCGCCAAAGGGACACACTATCAATCCCGTTCGCTGGCTGCCACCATCTGA
- the argF gene encoding ornithine carbamoyltransferase, with product MAIKHFLQFKDFTRNELEYVFDRTRWIKNQFKSYQMYWPLSDRTLVMIFEKASTRTRLSFEAGMQQLGGSAIYLNTRDSQLGRGEPVEDAAQVISRMSDIVMIRTFEQDIIERFAANSRVPVINGLTNEYHPCQILADIYTYIEHRGCIQGKTVAWVGDANNMCNTWLQAAEVLDFKLHVSTPPGYEINADLVGKIDSSRFKVFADPMDACRGADLVTTDVWTSMGFEAENEERIKAFADWCVDGDMMQVAGQDALFMHCLPAHRGEEVTAEVIDGPQSVVWDEAENRLHVQKALMEYLLLGCIQG from the coding sequence ATGGCGATCAAACATTTTCTGCAGTTCAAGGATTTCACGCGCAACGAGCTTGAATATGTCTTCGACCGGACGCGCTGGATCAAGAATCAGTTCAAGTCCTATCAGATGTACTGGCCGCTCTCCGATCGCACGCTGGTGATGATTTTCGAGAAGGCCAGCACGCGCACGCGCCTCTCCTTCGAGGCCGGCATGCAGCAGCTCGGCGGTTCGGCGATCTACCTCAATACGCGCGATTCGCAACTCGGTCGTGGCGAGCCGGTCGAGGATGCGGCACAGGTGATTTCGCGGATGAGCGACATCGTCATGATCCGCACCTTCGAGCAGGACATCATCGAGCGTTTTGCCGCCAACTCGCGCGTGCCGGTGATCAATGGCCTGACCAACGAATATCACCCCTGCCAGATTCTTGCCGACATCTATACCTACATTGAGCATCGTGGCTGTATCCAGGGCAAGACGGTGGCCTGGGTGGGCGATGCCAACAATATGTGCAACACCTGGCTCCAGGCGGCCGAAGTGCTCGATTTCAAGTTGCATGTATCGACGCCGCCGGGTTATGAGATCAATGCCGACCTCGTCGGCAAGATCGACAGTTCGCGCTTCAAAGTCTTTGCCGACCCGATGGATGCCTGTCGGGGAGCCGATCTGGTCACCACCGACGTGTGGACCTCGATGGGCTTCGAGGCCGAGAACGAAGAACGGATCAAGGCGTTTGCCGACTGGTGCGTCGATGGAGACATGATGCAGGTGGCTGGTCAGGATGCCCTGTTCATGCATTGCCTGCCGGCGCATCGCGGCGAGGAAGTCACCGCCGAGGTGATCGACGGGCCGCAATCGGTGGTCTGGGACGAAGCCGAGAACCGCCTGCATGTGCAGAAGGCACTCATGGAATATTTGCTGTTGGGCTGCATTCAGGGCTGA
- the rpsT gene encoding 30S ribosomal protein S20, which yields MANSAQARKRARQADVQRSHNASLRSTLRTAIKRVRQAIEAGDKAAAQGVFQQSVAVLDRIADKKIVHKNKASRTKSRLSAQIKALAAA from the coding sequence ATGGCCAACAGCGCACAAGCCCGCAAGCGCGCCCGTCAAGCTGACGTGCAGCGTTCCCATAACGCCAGCCTGCGTTCGACCCTGCGTACCGCAATCAAGCGCGTTCGTCAGGCGATCGAAGCTGGTGACAAAGCCGCCGCTCAAGGCGTCTTCCAGCAGTCCGTCGCAGTGCTTGACCGCATTGCTGACAAGAAGATTGTTCACAAGAACAAGGCTTCCCGCACCAAGAGCCGTCTGTCCGCTCAGATCAAGGCCCTTGCTGCTGCCTGA
- a CDS encoding aspartate aminotransferase family protein has protein sequence MSHVMNTYARLPVTFSHGNGCRITDTEGKEYLDALSGIAVSTLGHAHPKLVAAIAAQAGRMLHTSNLYRIREQEMLADKLAEISGMQEIFFSNSGAEANEGAIKLARFYGHKKGIETPTIIVMEKAFHGRTMATLSATGNRKAQAGFEPLVSGFVRVPYDDLEAIKAVAEHNKNIVAVMFEVIQGEGGIHLASLDYQKALRQLCDEHGWLLICDEVQCGMGRTGKWFGYQQAGIQPDIATLAKGLGSGVPIGACMAGGKAAGLFGPGNHGSTFGGNPLVSTAALTTIDTIESEGLMANALRVGALIRSLMAEALAGVAGVVDIRGHGLMIGIELDRPCGELVGKGLAAGLLINVTADKVIRFLPPLIFSENDARELVDRCAPLIKEFLAA, from the coding sequence ATGTCGCATGTCATGAATACCTATGCCCGGTTGCCGGTGACTTTCAGTCACGGTAACGGTTGCCGGATTACCGATACCGAAGGTAAGGAATACCTGGATGCCCTGTCCGGTATTGCCGTGTCCACCCTCGGTCATGCCCATCCCAAGCTGGTTGCGGCGATTGCTGCGCAGGCCGGGCGCATGTTGCACACCTCCAACCTCTATCGCATTCGCGAGCAGGAAATGCTGGCTGACAAGCTGGCCGAGATTTCCGGCATGCAGGAGATTTTCTTCTCCAATTCCGGTGCCGAAGCCAATGAAGGCGCCATCAAGCTGGCGCGTTTCTACGGCCACAAGAAGGGTATCGAGACCCCGACCATTATTGTCATGGAAAAGGCTTTCCATGGCCGGACCATGGCGACACTGTCGGCCACCGGCAACCGCAAGGCGCAGGCCGGCTTCGAGCCGCTGGTGTCGGGCTTTGTCCGGGTTCCTTACGACGATCTGGAGGCGATCAAGGCGGTCGCCGAGCACAACAAGAATATCGTCGCCGTGATGTTTGAGGTTATCCAGGGCGAGGGTGGTATCCATCTCGCCTCGCTCGATTACCAGAAGGCGCTGCGCCAGCTGTGCGACGAGCACGGCTGGCTGCTCATCTGCGATGAAGTGCAGTGCGGCATGGGACGGACCGGCAAGTGGTTCGGCTATCAGCAGGCCGGTATTCAGCCGGATATTGCAACGCTGGCCAAGGGCCTCGGTTCGGGTGTGCCGATTGGCGCCTGCATGGCCGGTGGCAAGGCGGCTGGCTTGTTCGGGCCGGGTAATCACGGGTCCACCTTTGGTGGCAACCCGCTGGTTTCTACTGCCGCGCTGACGACCATTGATACGATTGAAAGCGAAGGCCTGATGGCCAATGCCTTGCGTGTCGGTGCATTGATCCGCTCCCTGATGGCTGAGGCGCTAGCCGGTGTGGCCGGCGTGGTCGACATTCGCGGCCATGGCCTGATGATCGGCATCGAACTGGATCGTCCGTGTGGCGAGCTGGTCGGCAAGGGGCTGGCAGCCGGGCTGCTGATCAACGTCACGGCCGACAAGGTGATTCGCTTCCTGCCGCCGCTGATTTTCAGTGAAAATGATGCGCGGGAGCTGGTCGACCGTTGCGCTCCCCTCATCAAGGAATTTCTGGCGGCCTGA
- a CDS encoding YajQ family cyclic di-GMP-binding protein has product MPSFDFTSEADMVALKNAIDVTSRQIDNRYDFKGTTAKVELNEKDKVITLWGDSDFQLDQIKDLLFPAMEKKEKESVKRLDHQKIVSVSGNKVKQEMKIKDGIDSDLAKKIVKLVKDGKLKVQAAIQGETVRVTGAKRDDLQACIALITKSITDFPIKYGNFRD; this is encoded by the coding sequence ATGCCGAGCTTTGACTTCACCTCCGAAGCGGACATGGTGGCGTTGAAGAACGCCATTGATGTCACCTCCCGCCAGATCGACAATCGCTACGACTTCAAGGGCACCACGGCCAAGGTCGAGCTGAACGAGAAGGACAAGGTCATCACTCTGTGGGGCGATTCCGATTTCCAGCTTGACCAGATCAAGGACCTGCTTTTCCCGGCCATGGAAAAGAAGGAGAAGGAAAGCGTCAAGCGCCTCGATCACCAGAAAATTGTCAGTGTTTCCGGCAACAAGGTGAAGCAGGAAATGAAGATCAAGGACGGCATCGACAGCGATCTCGCCAAGAAGATCGTCAAACTGGTCAAGGACGGCAAGCTCAAGGTCCAGGCCGCCATTCAAGGTGAAACCGTGCGGGTGACGGGGGCCAAGCGGGATGATCTGCAGGCCTGCATCGCGCTGATCACCAAGTCGATTACCGACTTTCCGATCAAGTACGGCAATTTCCGCGACTAA
- a CDS encoding PilW family protein: protein MILISTSTLPLLRSEVDVHPGMNRSKGFSLVEIMVGVVIGMLAVIIMMQVFALSESRKRTSTGSGDALTGGVMALYAIQRDVRMSGFGIADTQLLGCRLTLPTGITLNPLTAATINSASISGHDANTDTLLVVSGSTNGTTQGDLIANVPTATTYPMQTPTEFVVNDWVVAAPSDPNILNNTARNACGSTLVMGKVTGVAAPTVTVTAGSLMGVGDRLFNLGKAPTIVGYAVRGGNLTTCDFTVTNCQNAANWVAIESNIVSMRAQYGVDTSAPMDGYVDGYQQAVPTVSGNNNCNLARISAVRVALVARSAEFEKTAVTLAEPTWSGSAGAAIDVSSNASWQNYRYKVFETAIPLRNIAWMGKITGC from the coding sequence ATGATCCTGATCAGCACAAGTACGTTACCGTTGCTCAGATCGGAGGTTGATGTGCATCCTGGCATGAATCGATCCAAGGGTTTCAGCCTCGTTGAAATAATGGTCGGCGTCGTTATTGGCATGCTCGCTGTCATTATCATGATGCAGGTTTTTGCCCTATCCGAAAGTCGCAAGCGCACCTCGACAGGTAGCGGTGATGCGCTTACCGGTGGTGTGATGGCGCTGTATGCCATTCAGCGTGATGTGCGTATGAGTGGCTTCGGTATTGCCGACACGCAACTTCTTGGCTGCCGCTTAACCTTGCCGACCGGCATAACGCTCAATCCACTGACTGCTGCAACTATCAATAGCGCCAGTATTTCGGGACATGATGCGAATACCGATACCCTGCTTGTGGTGTCGGGAAGCACGAACGGAACTACGCAGGGCGATTTGATTGCAAATGTCCCGACGGCAACGACGTATCCGATGCAGACCCCCACCGAGTTTGTGGTCAATGACTGGGTGGTTGCGGCACCCTCGGACCCCAATATCCTGAACAATACAGCCCGCAACGCCTGCGGATCGACCCTGGTGATGGGCAAGGTTACGGGTGTTGCGGCACCAACCGTGACTGTCACGGCCGGAAGTCTTATGGGCGTGGGTGACCGGCTTTTCAATCTGGGGAAGGCGCCTACTATCGTCGGTTATGCGGTGCGCGGCGGGAATCTGACAACCTGCGACTTCACCGTGACCAATTGCCAGAATGCGGCCAATTGGGTGGCTATCGAGAGCAACATAGTAAGCATGCGTGCTCAATATGGCGTCGATACATCCGCACCCATGGATGGCTATGTCGATGGCTATCAGCAGGCTGTGCCAACGGTATCGGGAAACAACAACTGCAATCTGGCGCGAATTTCTGCCGTTCGGGTTGCCCTGGTGGCACGGAGTGCTGAATTCGAAAAGACTGCCGTTACACTCGCTGAACCGACCTGGAGCGGTAGTGCCGGAGCGGCCATTGATGTCAGTTCCAATGCGTCCTGGCAGAACTACCGCTATAAAGTATTCGAGACGGCAATTCCGCTACGGAATATTGCCTGGATGGGGAAGATTACAGGATGCTAA
- a CDS encoding DUF2788 domain-containing protein, giving the protein MMEGTVFGLNEEQIADFFSTWGVGAFIIFMLFIIGEIAWKSKAGKTGTFVLFFVLAFGMVGFVAKAIIQKIWGM; this is encoded by the coding sequence ATGATGGAAGGCACCGTATTCGGCCTCAACGAAGAACAGATCGCGGATTTTTTCTCGACCTGGGGCGTTGGTGCCTTCATCATCTTCATGCTGTTCATCATTGGTGAGATCGCCTGGAAGTCGAAGGCCGGCAAGACGGGCACCTTCGTGCTCTTCTTCGTGCTGGCTTTCGGCATGGTCGGGTTTGTCGCCAAGGCAATCATTCAAAAAATCTGGGGTATGTAA